A stretch of Nitrospira sp. DNA encodes these proteins:
- the rpsC gene encoding 30S ribosomal protein S3 — protein sequence MGQKTHPIGYRLGYNYTWNSRWYAGKDYAKLLHQDIKIRKMVKAKLYHAGVSKVEIERSGDQTRVIIHTARPGIIIGRKGAEVDKLKAELEKQYGGQVYITVKEIKKPELDAQLVSENVATQLEKRVAFRRAMKRSVQSALRLGAQGIKIMVAGRLGGAEIARTEWYREGRVPLHTLRAEVDYGFAEAHTTMGQIGVKTWLFKGELLPAQPMKSEAMLERR from the coding sequence ATGGGTCAGAAAACACATCCAATCGGTTACCGGCTCGGCTACAACTACACGTGGAATTCACGGTGGTATGCCGGAAAAGACTACGCCAAGTTGCTCCATCAGGATATCAAGATCCGGAAAATGGTCAAGGCCAAGCTGTACCACGCCGGAGTCTCCAAGGTGGAAATTGAACGATCCGGCGACCAGACTCGTGTGATCATTCATACGGCCAGGCCCGGCATCATCATTGGCCGAAAAGGCGCTGAAGTCGATAAGTTGAAGGCCGAATTGGAGAAGCAGTACGGCGGGCAAGTTTATATTACCGTGAAGGAAATCAAGAAGCCGGAGCTTGATGCGCAATTGGTCAGCGAAAATGTGGCCACGCAGCTTGAGAAGCGTGTGGCCTTCCGCCGGGCGATGAAGCGCAGCGTGCAGTCCGCGCTCAGGCTTGGCGCTCAGGGCATCAAGATCATGGTAGCTGGCCGATTGGGTGGAGCTGAAATCGCCAGAACGGAATGGTATCGCGAGGGACGGGTTCCTCTCCATACGCTCCGAGCGGAAGTCGATTATGGTTTTGCCGAAGCGCATACCACAATGGGCCAAATCGGGGTGAAGACGTGGCTCTTCAAGGG